Proteins co-encoded in one Acidobacteriota bacterium genomic window:
- a CDS encoding DUF3857 and transglutaminase domain-containing protein — MNFLYDLLQTVLRRFSVFALLFLPATTLFAAKDSVPDWVKTAAAQQLPKYSSDTNAVVLLNDTTYAVAPDGTAVERVRRVVKILRPQGRDEGLVFVPFDNDRKIHSLHVWSISPDGHEFALNDKEIVEFGYPGQGNLYSDMRVKAARPAGRDPGGVVAYEYERSERPYIAETTWFFQENIPRLSQTFTLELPAGFSYSTVWAHHASIKESDLENRRWRWEMNGTPAIDLERVLHRPSELALAGRMTIRYAPAGKSADAADGWKSIGEWYDGLSRNRLAATPEIAAKANELAAGKTDFYDKTEAIAEFVQKQIRYFVIEMGIGGYQPHFAADIYRNRYGDCKDKATLLSSMLSTVGVHAALLMVDDRRGVIDPKAPSIVGNHMVTAIEVPKGYESKKLRSVVTAKTGRRYLVFDPTWEKTPFGQFEHELQGSYGVLMEGAESQVIALPVLSPELNTIRRTASMRLDSDGTLKGSVVERRFGDVSDRRRSLYTHGDAKEQSDYIDHALEQDFPTFKVSEMKIENAEALNKDLTNTYTLDVERYGRSMGQLLMVRPRILGSEAPAVDHEHRTVPIDLRETMQATDEYNIELPSGYAVDELPEAVKLDVGFASYESSSQVKDNVLHYTRTYTVREVTLPPEKYPDLQKLAGVIATDEQSRAIFKKQ, encoded by the coding sequence ATGAACTTTCTGTACGACTTGCTGCAAACGGTTCTTCGTCGTTTTTCCGTTTTCGCCCTTCTCTTTCTTCCGGCAACAACATTATTTGCCGCCAAAGACAGCGTCCCCGACTGGGTGAAGACGGCCGCTGCCCAGCAGCTTCCGAAGTACTCTTCCGATACCAACGCCGTTGTCCTGCTCAACGACACCACCTACGCTGTAGCCCCTGACGGCACCGCTGTCGAACGCGTTCGCAGGGTGGTCAAGATCCTCCGCCCCCAGGGTCGAGACGAGGGCCTCGTCTTCGTGCCCTTCGACAATGACCGCAAGATCCATTCGCTGCATGTCTGGAGCATCTCTCCCGACGGCCACGAGTTCGCCCTTAATGACAAGGAGATCGTCGAGTTCGGCTATCCCGGTCAGGGCAATCTGTACAGCGATATGCGCGTTAAGGCTGCGAGACCCGCAGGCCGCGATCCCGGTGGCGTGGTTGCCTATGAGTATGAGCGGAGCGAACGGCCCTATATCGCCGAGACGACCTGGTTCTTTCAGGAGAACATCCCTCGCCTCAGCCAGACCTTCACGCTGGAACTGCCTGCCGGTTTTAGTTACTCCACTGTCTGGGCTCACCACGCTTCCATCAAGGAGTCCGATCTCGAAAACCGGCGCTGGCGCTGGGAGATGAATGGGACCCCGGCGATCGATCTCGAGCGCGTTCTCCATCGCCCGTCCGAACTCGCGCTCGCTGGCCGCATGACCATCCGTTACGCTCCCGCAGGAAAGTCCGCCGATGCAGCGGACGGCTGGAAGAGCATCGGTGAGTGGTATGACGGCCTCTCTCGCAACCGGCTTGCTGCAACGCCTGAGATCGCCGCCAAGGCCAATGAGCTCGCCGCCGGCAAGACCGACTTCTACGACAAGACCGAAGCCATCGCCGAGTTCGTGCAGAAGCAGATCCGCTACTTCGTCATCGAGATGGGTATTGGCGGCTATCAACCGCACTTCGCTGCCGACATCTATCGCAACCGTTACGGCGACTGTAAGGATAAGGCGACGCTTCTGTCGTCGATGCTCTCCACCGTCGGCGTTCATGCTGCGCTTCTCATGGTCGACGATCGCCGCGGCGTCATCGACCCCAAGGCACCGTCCATCGTCGGCAATCACATGGTCACCGCCATTGAGGTCCCCAAGGGCTACGAGTCGAAGAAGCTGCGCAGCGTGGTGACGGCGAAGACAGGCCGCCGTTACCTGGTCTTCGACCCCACCTGGGAGAAGACGCCGTTCGGCCAGTTCGAGCACGAACTACAGGGAAGCTACGGCGTTCTGATGGAGGGCGCGGAAAGCCAGGTCATCGCTCTGCCGGTGCTGTCTCCTGAGCTGAACACGATTCGCCGCACGGCGAGCATGCGCCTTGATTCAGACGGCACCCTCAAGGGAAGTGTCGTCGAACGCCGCTTCGGCGATGTCTCCGACCGTAGACGAAGCTTGTACACTCACGGCGACGCCAAGGAACAGAGCGACTACATCGACCATGCCCTCGAGCAGGACTTCCCTACCTTCAAAGTTTCCGAGATGAAGATCGAGAACGCCGAGGCGCTTAACAAGGACCTGACCAACACCTACACGCTCGACGTCGAGCGCTATGGCCGCTCCATGGGGCAGCTTCTCATGGTGCGTCCGCGCATCCTCGGCAGCGAGGCCCCGGCTGTCGACCACGAACACCGCACTGTCCCCATCGACCTCCGCGAGACCATGCAGGCCACGGATGAGTACAACATCGAATTGCCCTCAGGCTATGCCGTCGATGAACTTCCTGAAGCCGTCAAGCTCGACGTAGGCTTTGCCTCCTACGAGAGCTCCAGCCAGGTCAAAGACAACGTTCTGCACTACACACGCACATACACGGTTCGCGAGGTGACCCTGCCTCCCGAAAAATACCCTGACCTGCAAAAGCTCGCCGGCGTGATCGCGACCGACGAGCAGAGCCGCGCCATCTTCAAAAAGCAATAG
- a CDS encoding DUF3857 and transglutaminase domain-containing protein gives MTQRLLRTAIVLSLASLSSPLVRADQWTEPTREELSMTSQPEVPGAAAVYLTREETTEDKLHMWHVYTRLKVLTEKGKDYANVELNYRSTNGGGGYTVSDIAGRTIHPDGTIIPFTGKPYEKLIEKTQGYGGSKYMAKVFTMPDVEVGSIIEYRYTLRYDDYYYISPDWFIQSELYMRKAHYVWKPTSATLVIRREGREQLSNGISWFPVLPKGAEVKMTRLPPTGMDRDGQLIFDLDVHDIPPSPKEEYMPPIRSFSYRVLFFYSAYRSGDEFWKSEAKYWSKESDKFIGPNAKVTATVQQLVAPSDTQDQKLHKIYNEVMKFENTDFTRTHDRAEDKAAGLHNIHSTDDILERKRGSGDQLAELFVAMARAAGMKAYLFSVTNRSRSIFTPAYLNTSQLDDNIAVVNVDGKEQFFDPGSRYCPYGHLAWEHTFAGGIRQTDGGAEISQSPGEPYTFSRTERVADLTMDEHGEVTGIVKLTFKGSPALTWRKRSLEGDTTSFNHALQTNLERLLPGGVEVKVGTIQNLDAYEEPLVVNYTIKGPIGAPTGKRLFLPSDIFVSNQKATFPHEKREIAVSFDYPAMTLDAMRIKLPPSMKIESVPAKDQQQFQKFALYTFEPQSTANSVTVRRNFTIGEFLFMPKEYPELRGFYNKLETKDQENIILTAAPAAAVVSSN, from the coding sequence ATGACTCAACGACTCCTGCGTACAGCGATCGTTCTCTCGCTTGCCTCTCTCTCTTCGCCGCTCGTTCGCGCCGACCAGTGGACGGAGCCGACCAGGGAAGAACTCTCCATGACCTCGCAACCCGAAGTCCCGGGGGCGGCCGCCGTCTACCTCACGCGCGAGGAGACCACCGAAGACAAGCTGCATATGTGGCACGTCTATACGCGCCTGAAAGTCCTCACCGAGAAGGGCAAGGACTACGCCAACGTCGAGCTGAACTACCGTTCCACAAATGGTGGCGGCGGCTACACCGTCTCAGACATCGCGGGGCGCACCATACATCCTGACGGCACCATCATTCCGTTCACAGGCAAGCCCTACGAGAAGCTCATCGAAAAGACCCAGGGCTACGGTGGCTCCAAGTACATGGCGAAGGTCTTCACCATGCCCGATGTAGAGGTGGGCAGCATCATCGAGTACCGCTACACCCTGCGCTACGACGACTACTACTACATCTCTCCCGACTGGTTTATCCAGTCGGAGCTTTACATGCGCAAGGCCCACTATGTCTGGAAGCCTACCAGTGCGACGCTGGTCATCAGGCGCGAGGGAAGGGAACAGCTCAGCAATGGCATTTCCTGGTTTCCCGTGCTCCCCAAAGGGGCCGAGGTCAAGATGACCCGCCTTCCTCCTACCGGAATGGATCGAGACGGCCAACTGATCTTCGATCTCGACGTCCACGACATTCCCCCTTCGCCGAAGGAGGAGTACATGCCGCCTATCCGCAGCTTCAGCTACCGTGTGCTCTTCTTCTACTCTGCGTACCGCTCCGGCGACGAGTTCTGGAAGAGTGAAGCGAAGTACTGGTCCAAGGAGTCGGACAAGTTCATCGGACCGAACGCAAAGGTCACTGCCACGGTTCAGCAGTTGGTGGCTCCCTCCGACACGCAGGACCAGAAGCTCCACAAGATATACAACGAGGTGATGAAGTTCGAAAATACCGACTTCACCCGTACACACGACCGCGCCGAAGACAAGGCTGCAGGACTTCACAACATCCACTCGACTGACGATATCCTCGAGCGCAAGCGTGGCTCCGGCGACCAGTTGGCAGAGCTCTTCGTCGCCATGGCCCGCGCTGCCGGCATGAAGGCGTATCTCTTCTCTGTGACCAATCGCAGCCGCAGTATCTTTACACCCGCGTATCTCAACACGTCGCAACTCGATGACAACATTGCTGTCGTCAACGTCGATGGCAAGGAACAGTTCTTCGATCCCGGCAGCCGCTACTGCCCTTACGGCCATCTCGCGTGGGAGCATACCTTCGCCGGTGGCATCCGACAGACCGACGGGGGGGCGGAGATCAGCCAGAGCCCCGGCGAGCCCTATACCTTCTCGCGCACCGAACGCGTTGCCGATCTCACCATGGACGAGCACGGAGAGGTCACCGGCATCGTCAAATTGACCTTTAAGGGATCGCCCGCTTTGACCTGGCGCAAACGTTCGCTCGAAGGCGACACCACCAGCTTCAACCACGCGCTGCAAACCAACCTTGAGCGCCTGCTGCCCGGCGGGGTCGAGGTCAAAGTCGGAACTATCCAGAACCTCGATGCCTACGAGGAACCTCTCGTCGTCAACTACACCATCAAGGGACCGATCGGCGCGCCGACAGGAAAGCGTCTCTTCCTCCCGTCAGACATCTTCGTGAGCAACCAGAAGGCGACCTTCCCGCACGAGAAGCGCGAGATTGCCGTCAGCTTCGACTACCCGGCCATGACCCTGGATGCGATGCGCATCAAATTGCCTCCATCGATGAAGATCGAATCTGTACCGGCGAAAGACCAGCAGCAGTTTCAAAAGTTCGCTCTATACACGTTTGAACCCCAGTCCACGGCGAACTCGGTGACAGTCCGTCGCAACTTCACCATCGGCGAATTCCTCTTCATGCCTAAGGAGTACCCTGAGCTTCGCGGCTTCTACAACAAGCTCGAAACCAAGGACCAGGAAAACATCATCCTCACGGCTGCGCCGGCTGCGGCTGTTGTCTCCTCAAACTGA
- a CDS encoding flippase-like domain-containing protein encodes MTKTRSRNLFKTIPGLLISAFFLWYTFRGISFEQIRSLRLSHPGWIAGVLGFTFASYALRCVRWTHMMRSTGARFPICARVLMTSLAANNIMPFRIGDIMRVFTYASDLGASPSVILSTVILEKLLDIFVLVLLFVAFMGKGVSPHSRLTAEVLLAISSAGLLIVILGARTLEPIIQRFFARLHKNPGQPSKLHKIEHWLLLALDCIRQIGIAGSFFLLIQSAVIWACEGMIFVSGARLIDLAVDHIGPWQAVSVANLSYLIPSSPGAIGTFEWAVKTSLVSHGASEPHAALYGLALHAWLLISVTGAGGIIFLIHRIRIHNHTPLLEEIETLPAELP; translated from the coding sequence ATGACCAAAACCCGCAGTCGCAATCTCTTCAAAACCATCCCGGGTCTTCTCATCAGTGCCTTCTTCCTCTGGTACACCTTCCGCGGCATCTCTTTCGAACAGATACGCTCTCTTCGCCTCTCCCATCCCGGCTGGATCGCCGGGGTTCTCGGCTTTACCTTTGCCAGCTACGCTCTCCGCTGTGTGCGATGGACGCATATGATGCGTTCCACCGGTGCGCGTTTTCCCATCTGCGCCCGGGTCCTGATGACCTCCCTTGCGGCCAACAACATCATGCCCTTCCGCATCGGCGATATCATGCGCGTCTTTACCTACGCCAGCGACCTCGGCGCTTCGCCCTCCGTCATCCTCTCCACCGTCATTCTCGAGAAGCTCCTCGACATCTTCGTTCTCGTTCTGCTCTTCGTCGCCTTCATGGGCAAGGGAGTCAGCCCTCACTCTCGTCTCACCGCTGAAGTCCTTCTCGCTATCTCTTCCGCCGGCCTGCTCATTGTCATCCTGGGCGCGCGTACGCTTGAGCCTATCATTCAGCGCTTTTTCGCCCGTCTTCACAAGAACCCCGGCCAGCCGTCGAAGTTGCACAAGATTGAGCATTGGCTCCTGCTTGCGCTCGACTGTATACGCCAGATCGGTATCGCCGGCTCTTTCTTCCTGCTTATCCAGTCCGCCGTCATATGGGCCTGCGAGGGAATGATCTTTGTCTCCGGCGCTCGCCTCATCGATCTCGCCGTCGACCACATCGGCCCCTGGCAGGCGGTTTCCGTCGCCAATCTCTCCTACCTCATCCCCAGTTCGCCGGGGGCTATCGGTACGTTTGAGTGGGCTGTCAAAACGTCGCTCGTCAGCCACGGCGCCAGCGAGCCCCACGCTGCGCTTTACGGCCTCGCCCTACACGCCTGGCTGCTCATCTCAGTCACCGGAGCGGGAGGAATCATCTTCCTCATCCACCGCATCCGCATCCACAACCACACACCGCTGCTGGAAGAGATCGAAACCCTGCCCGCCGAACTGCCGTAG
- the argS gene encoding arginine--tRNA ligase — protein sequence MYRTIQQSLTARIQSILATKYDVTLASLAVEQPPSIALGELALPVAFELAKRLRKAPRAIATELAAELSAQLPEGIASVEVAGAGYLNIRLDRAYIAKHTAADKHADIGGPGFRLVEHTSINPNKAAHIGHLRNAILGDTFQRLLRPDGYKTGYMVGVQNYIDNTGVQVADVVVGLVHLEGKDLASTKQLLADLAVKGERIDFYCWDLYARVSQWYTADSDQVAARKQVRLDTLHALEQGGNDTAVIADLIATAVLRRHLETMERLGIEYDFLPRESEILHLHFWDAARQLMIEKGVLYLEAEGKNKGCWVMRRAGAEQEEGSDGPDEDAKVIVRSNGTVTYVGKDIAYHLWKFGLLPGKDFGYKKFHQYPKHMCWISTGGPSDEGAPAFGHADAIYNVIDSRQNDPQTQVVQALRGMGFTEAADRYTHFSYEMVALTPRCAIELGYPISEEDQKRAYIEVSGRKGFGVKADDLLDRLTAAARAEVDTRHPDLDDESRATIATQIAVGSLRYFMLRYTRNTVIAFDFKDALSFEGETGPYVQYAIVRAANIFRKAGTTPEASLAAVAGLDIAAILNGGEGTTLWETWLLTSRLTTLIEQAITTSEPAYIAKYAFQLAQQFNNFYHRHHILNEENAAKKALYLATAAVAQREMTRALGYLGIDAPERM from the coding sequence ATGTATCGCACAATCCAGCAGTCGCTCACGGCGCGCATCCAGTCCATTCTCGCCACCAAATACGACGTCACCCTCGCGAGCCTCGCCGTCGAGCAGCCGCCCTCCATCGCCCTCGGCGAACTCGCTCTCCCGGTCGCCTTTGAGCTCGCCAAGCGCCTGCGTAAAGCTCCCCGCGCCATCGCGACTGAACTGGCCGCCGAACTCTCCGCACAGCTTCCCGAGGGTATTGCCTCCGTCGAGGTCGCAGGAGCCGGCTACCTCAACATCCGTCTCGACCGCGCCTATATCGCGAAGCACACCGCCGCCGACAAACACGCCGATATCGGCGGCCCCGGCTTCCGCCTCGTCGAACACACCAGCATCAATCCCAACAAGGCCGCGCACATCGGCCATCTGCGCAACGCCATCCTCGGCGACACCTTCCAGCGGCTGCTTCGGCCTGATGGTTACAAGACCGGCTATATGGTCGGCGTACAGAACTACATCGATAACACCGGCGTCCAGGTTGCGGACGTCGTCGTTGGCCTCGTTCATCTCGAAGGCAAAGACCTCGCGAGCACAAAACAGCTCCTCGCCGATCTCGCGGTCAAAGGTGAGCGGATTGATTTCTACTGCTGGGACCTCTACGCCCGCGTCTCGCAGTGGTACACCGCCGATTCCGATCAGGTGGCCGCGCGCAAACAGGTTCGTCTCGACACGCTCCACGCGCTCGAACAAGGTGGTAACGACACCGCCGTCATCGCCGACCTCATTGCTACCGCTGTCCTGCGTCGCCATCTCGAAACCATGGAGCGTCTCGGCATCGAGTACGACTTCCTCCCTCGCGAGAGCGAGATCCTTCACCTGCACTTCTGGGATGCCGCACGCCAGCTCATGATCGAAAAAGGGGTCCTCTACCTCGAAGCCGAAGGCAAGAACAAGGGCTGCTGGGTCATGCGTCGCGCAGGCGCAGAGCAGGAAGAGGGAAGCGACGGTCCAGACGAAGACGCCAAGGTCATCGTCCGCTCCAACGGCACCGTCACCTACGTGGGTAAAGATATCGCCTACCACCTCTGGAAGTTCGGCCTGCTCCCCGGCAAGGATTTCGGCTACAAGAAATTCCACCAGTACCCGAAGCACATGTGCTGGATTTCCACCGGCGGCCCGAGCGATGAAGGCGCCCCTGCCTTCGGTCACGCCGACGCCATCTACAACGTCATCGACTCGCGCCAGAACGACCCGCAGACGCAGGTCGTCCAGGCGCTTCGCGGCATGGGCTTTACCGAAGCCGCCGACCGCTACACGCACTTCTCCTACGAGATGGTCGCGCTCACGCCGCGCTGCGCCATCGAACTTGGCTACCCCATCAGCGAAGAAGACCAGAAGCGCGCCTATATCGAGGTCTCGGGCCGCAAGGGCTTCGGCGTCAAGGCCGACGACCTGCTCGACCGCCTCACCGCCGCGGCGCGCGCCGAGGTCGACACGCGCCACCCCGATCTCGACGACGAGAGCCGCGCCACCATCGCGACGCAGATCGCCGTTGGCTCCCTTCGCTACTTCATGTTGCGCTACACGCGCAACACCGTCATCGCCTTCGACTTCAAGGACGCGTTGAGCTTCGAGGGAGAGACCGGGCCCTACGTGCAGTACGCCATCGTGCGCGCCGCGAACATCTTCCGCAAGGCAGGCACAACGCCCGAGGCATCGCTGGCGGCGGTCGCCGGTCTTGACATCGCTGCCATCCTCAACGGCGGCGAGGGAACCACGCTCTGGGAGACCTGGCTGCTCACTTCGCGTCTCACCACGCTTATAGAGCAGGCCATTACCACCTCAGAGCCTGCTTACATTGCCAAGTACGCCTTCCAGCTCGCGCAGCAGTTCAACAACTTCTACCATCGCCACCACATTCTCAACGAAGAGAACGCGGCAAAGAAGGCCCTCTACCTCGCCACCGCAGCAGTAGCGCAACGCGAGATGACCCGCGCTCTCGGCTATCTTGGCATCGATGCCCCAGAGCGCATGTAG
- a CDS encoding leucyl aminopeptidase has translation METKLLFQDPAGLATPMLAVFAVDVAIGKDADPLVALLTTSDAISNAVAAVLASGEFKATLGEQLLVHSPNGLKAERLLVVGLGKAKTLSVDEVRKGAGTAVRAAKPRGVREMAIAFPEDHALDDEHLENLPCVLTSRSIVEGAEVGELDWDTYRSDRVDRSVQTLTLVARESEDTTKKEIQTGFEEGRIVAGAQNFARALVNEPSNVLTPTELGKRAKAMCSEAGLKCEVYSTEKLLELGMGAFHAVAKGSYEPPALVVMTYEPKLEKGKTLPKNAPVLGLVGKGITFDTGGISIKPADGMEKMKYDMAGAAAMIGAMRAVAQLKPAVKVIGIVCSAENMPGGRAYKPGDVLTAMSGKTIEVLNTDAEGRLVLADGLHYAKTLGCTHLINAATLTGACVVALGMINAGLFSNDEGAFESFSAGMKISGEKFWRLPCTDDYKDVIKSQIADIMNTGGSRWGGAISAAMFLKEFAGETPWVHLDIAGCAWNEELKPWLAKGPSGIAVRSIVEWVRRYAV, from the coding sequence ATGGAGACGAAGCTCTTATTTCAGGATCCGGCGGGTCTGGCAACGCCGATGCTCGCGGTGTTCGCGGTGGATGTGGCAATCGGCAAGGATGCCGACCCTCTTGTAGCCCTGCTGACAACTTCGGACGCTATCAGCAATGCAGTGGCTGCGGTGCTGGCGTCGGGTGAGTTCAAAGCCACGCTGGGCGAACAACTGCTGGTGCACTCGCCCAATGGACTAAAAGCAGAGCGGCTGCTGGTTGTGGGTCTGGGCAAGGCGAAGACGCTCTCCGTGGACGAGGTACGCAAAGGCGCGGGCACTGCAGTGCGCGCCGCCAAGCCGCGGGGCGTGCGTGAGATGGCGATCGCCTTCCCCGAAGATCACGCCCTGGATGACGAGCATCTGGAAAACCTGCCCTGTGTGCTGACGAGCCGCTCGATTGTTGAAGGCGCGGAGGTGGGTGAGCTGGACTGGGACACCTATCGCAGCGACCGCGTGGACCGCTCCGTGCAGACGCTGACGCTGGTTGCGCGGGAATCTGAGGACACGACGAAGAAAGAGATTCAGACGGGGTTTGAAGAGGGGCGGATTGTCGCCGGTGCGCAGAACTTTGCGCGTGCGCTGGTGAACGAGCCCAGCAACGTGCTGACTCCGACAGAGCTTGGCAAGCGGGCGAAGGCGATGTGCAGCGAGGCCGGGTTGAAGTGCGAGGTGTACTCAACGGAGAAGCTGCTTGAGCTGGGCATGGGCGCGTTCCACGCCGTGGCGAAGGGGTCTTATGAACCACCGGCGCTGGTGGTGATGACCTACGAACCGAAGCTGGAGAAGGGAAAGACGCTGCCGAAGAACGCTCCTGTGCTTGGGCTGGTGGGGAAAGGGATTACGTTCGACACGGGCGGCATCTCGATCAAACCCGCCGACGGCATGGAGAAGATGAAGTACGACATGGCCGGGGCTGCCGCGATGATTGGGGCCATGCGAGCGGTTGCACAACTGAAGCCCGCGGTGAAGGTGATCGGCATCGTGTGCTCGGCGGAGAACATGCCGGGTGGCCGGGCATACAAGCCGGGCGATGTGCTGACGGCGATGTCGGGCAAGACGATCGAAGTGCTCAACACCGACGCCGAGGGCAGACTGGTTCTCGCCGACGGGCTGCACTATGCGAAGACGCTGGGATGTACGCACCTGATCAACGCCGCCACTCTGACCGGGGCCTGCGTCGTAGCACTGGGAATGATCAATGCCGGTCTGTTCTCGAACGACGAGGGTGCGTTTGAGAGCTTTAGCGCCGGAATGAAGATCTCGGGGGAGAAGTTCTGGCGGCTTCCCTGCACCGACGACTACAAGGACGTGATCAAGAGCCAGATTGCAGACATTATGAACACGGGCGGATCGCGCTGGGGCGGGGCGATCTCGGCGGCAATGTTCCTGAAGGAGTTTGCGGGAGAGACGCCGTGGGTGCATCTCGACATCGCGGGATGCGCGTGGAACGAGGAGCTGAAGCCCTGGCTGGCGAAGGGGCCGAGCGGGATCGCGGTGCGGTCGATTGTGGAGTGGGTGCGCCGGTACGCGGTTTAG
- the smpB gene encoding SsrA-binding protein SmpB — protein sequence MPRSLSNPTAAYQPKAATAKPKDRDPVAAGQRDAAQNRAASHNYFLTDRFEAGVALRGTEVKSIREGKANLKDSYGLLKDGECFLLNAHIGPFSHGNSMNHESLRTRKLLLHRQEVRKLEALTRQKGFTLIPTRLYFRNGRVKCELALAKGKQDWDKRETERRREADKEARAAVARSQRR from the coding sequence ATGCCTCGTTCGCTTTCCAATCCGACAGCCGCCTACCAGCCGAAGGCCGCGACGGCCAAGCCAAAGGACCGCGACCCGGTTGCAGCGGGCCAGAGAGACGCCGCGCAAAACCGGGCGGCGAGCCATAACTACTTCCTGACAGACAGGTTTGAGGCGGGGGTGGCGCTGCGGGGGACCGAGGTAAAGTCGATTCGCGAGGGCAAGGCGAATCTGAAGGACTCCTATGGGCTACTGAAGGACGGCGAGTGCTTTCTGCTGAATGCGCACATCGGGCCGTTCTCGCATGGAAACTCGATGAACCATGAGTCGCTGCGGACGCGGAAGCTGCTGCTGCACAGGCAGGAGGTTCGGAAGCTCGAGGCACTGACGCGACAGAAGGGCTTCACGCTGATTCCGACACGGCTTTATTTCCGTAACGGCCGCGTGAAGTGCGAGCTTGCGCTGGCGAAGGGCAAGCAGGACTGGGACAAGCGCGAGACGGAGCGGAGGCGCGAGGCGGACAAAGAGGCCAGGGCAGCCGTGGCGCGGAGTCAGCGGCGGTAG